A genomic window from Papaver somniferum cultivar HN1 unplaced genomic scaffold, ASM357369v1 unplaced-scaffold_15, whole genome shotgun sequence includes:
- the LOC113335515 gene encoding probable inorganic phosphate transporter 1-3, whose protein sequence is MGKEGLEVLKALDVAKTQLYHFTAIVIAGMGFFTDAYDLFCISLVTKLLGRIYYTVEGAEKPGSLPPNVAAAVNGVALVGTLAGQLFFGWLGDRMGRKRVYGLTLLIMVTCSVASGLSLGNQPKAVMATLCFFRFWLGFGIGGDYPLSATIMAEYANKKTRGAFIAAVFAMQGTGILAGGIIAIIVSSIFEKQFPAPAYQVDAKGSLPPQMDYIWRIIVIFGAIPAALTYYWRMKMPETARYTALVEKNAERAAADMSKVLNKEIKAETARVERLTTDNSFGLFSMEFLKRHGLPLLGTTSTWFLLDIAFYSQNLFQKDIFTAIGWIPPAKTMSAAEEVFKIARAQTLIALCSTVPGYWFTVAFIDIMGRWAIQMMGFFFMTVFMFAIAFPYNYWSKKENRIGFVIMYALTFFFANFGPNSTTFIVPAEIFPARLRSTCHGISAAAGKAGAIIGAFGFLYAAQNQDPKKTDHGYPAGIGVKNSLIVLGVINFIGMMFTFLVPEPNGKSLEDLSGENDGDTYEEEIEGPGQGNNRSVPV, encoded by the coding sequence ATGGGGAAGGAAGGATTAGAAGTGCTTAAAGCACTTGATGTAGCTAAGACACAATTGTACCATTTCACGGCCATCGTGATTGCTGGTATGGGTTTCTTTACAGATGCTTACGACCTCTTTTGCATCTCTCTTGTCACCAAATTGCTCGGCAGGATTTACTACACTGTCGAAGGAGCGGAAAAACCTGGGAGTTTGCCACCAAATGTTGCTGCGGCTGTTAATGGTGTGGCTCTGGTCGGTACACTTGCTGGTCAGCTCTTCTTTGGTTGGTTAGGTGATCGAATGGGTAGGAAGCGTGTCTACGGTCTTACCCTACTTATTATGGTTACTTGTTCAGTAGCGTCTGGTCTCTCCTTGGGGAACCAGCCAAAAGCAGTGATGGCTACACTATGTTTCTTCCGTttctggcttggatttggaattGGTGGTGACTATCCACTTTCTGCAACTATCATGGCTGAGTACGCCAACAAGAAAACTCGAGGTGCTTTTATCGCTGCTGTCTTTGCGATGCAAGGAACGGGAATTCTAGCTGGTGGAATTATAGCCATTATAGTTTCTTCAATATTTGAGAAGCAGTTCCCTGCTCCAGCTTATCAAGTTGATGCTAAGGGATCCCTTCCACCTCAGATGGACTACATTTGGCGTATAATTGTGATTTTCGGTGCAATTCCAGCCGCTTTGACCTACTACTGGCGTATGAAAATGCCTGAAACTGCTCGTTACACTGCTCTTGTAGAAAAGAACGCGGAAAGGGCAGCTGCCGATATGTCAAAGGTTTTAAATAAGGAGATTAAAGCTGAAACAGCAAGGGTAGAGAGATTAACCACGGATAATTCATTCGGTTTATTTTCAATGGAATTTCTTAAACGACATGGACTTCCTTTACTTGGAACCACAAGTACTTGGTTCTTGCTGGACATAGCTTTTTACAGTCAAAACTTGTTCCAAAAGGATATTTTTACCGCAATTGGGTGGATTCCACCGGCAAAAACTATGAGTGCTGCTGAAGAAGTTTTCAAGATCGCGAGGGCACAAACTTTAATTGCTCTATGCAGTACTGTTCCTGGGTACTGGTTTACAGTGGCTTTCATTGATATTATGGGGAGATGGGCAATTCAAATGATGGGTTTCTTCTTCATGACAGTCTTCATGTTTGCCATTGCGTTTCCTTACAACTACTGGAGTAAAAAGGAGAACAGAATCGGATTCGTTATTATGTATGCATTGACTTTCTTTTTTGCAAACTTCGGACCCAACAGTACAACCTTCATTGTGCCAGCTGAGATATTCCCAGCTAGGTTGCGTTCGACATGTCATGGTATATCAGCAGCCGCAGGGAAAGCAGGTGCCATCATTGGTGCATTTGGGTTCTTATATGCTGCACAGAATCAAGATCCTAAAAAGACTGATCACGGGTACCCGGCTGGTATTGGTGTTAAGAACTCCTTGATCGTGCTCGGAGTTATCAACTTCATAGGCATGATGTTTACATTCCTGGTACCAGAACCAAATGGTAAATCTTTGGAGGACTTGTCTGGTGAGAACGACGGAGACACGtatgaagaagagattgaagggCCCGGACAAGGAAATAACAGATCAGTGCCTGTTTGA